One Nitrososphaerota archaeon DNA window includes the following coding sequences:
- the cobM gene encoding precorrin-4 C(11)-methyltransferase produces the protein MSRVYFVGCGPGDPDLITVKAKKLLQKAGVVVYSGSLIPNEILKICKKAKMYDAAGLVREEIFEILKQGVAQKKLTIRLHDGDPAIYGAIREQTDNLEKEGIECVVVPGVTSFLASSAALGLQLTLPGVTQTMIITRAEKRTKVPKEEQISELAKHKSTMIFYLSVHLLSDIVKEAIKGGYPKTTPVAVVYRASWPDQKIITGTLEDISKKVWAQKITRTAIVIIGDVIKPKSYEYSKLYDKTFSHGYRKAKVKN, from the coding sequence GTGTCTAGGGTTTACTTTGTTGGGTGTGGTCCTGGCGATCCTGATCTCATAACAGTCAAGGCAAAAAAATTACTACAAAAAGCGGGCGTTGTGGTGTATTCTGGTTCTTTGATTCCAAATGAAATACTAAAGATTTGCAAAAAGGCAAAGATGTATGATGCGGCTGGCCTAGTACGAGAAGAAATATTTGAGATCCTTAAGCAAGGCGTCGCCCAAAAAAAACTTACAATACGACTTCACGATGGTGATCCTGCAATTTATGGTGCCATTCGTGAACAGACAGACAATCTGGAAAAAGAAGGAATAGAATGTGTTGTGGTTCCAGGTGTTACGTCGTTTTTGGCTTCATCTGCTGCATTGGGATTACAGTTGACGTTGCCTGGAGTTACTCAAACTATGATTATAACACGTGCAGAAAAGCGCACCAAGGTTCCCAAGGAAGAGCAAATTTCTGAATTGGCCAAGCACAAATCTACAATGATTTTCTATCTTAGTGTACACCTACTATCTGACATTGTGAAGGAGGCAATTAAGGGCGGATACCCAAAAACTACGCCTGTGGCCGTTGTATATAGGGCAAGCTGGCCGGACCAAAAAATCATCACCGGAACACTAGAAGACATATCCAAGAAAGTCTGGGCGCAAAAAATTACGCGAACTGCAATTGTTATAATTGGTGATGTCATAAAGCCTAAGTCGTATGAATATTCCAAACTATATGACAAGACATTTAGTCATGGATATAGAAAAGCTAAGGTAAAAAATTAA
- a CDS encoding TIGR00296 family protein yields the protein MASFSITDQDGQLLVSIARKVVTEFVSSGNRLALGKDIETRLSFDAGIFVTLNSKNVLRGCIGFALPRKISESLPEAAIAAATEDPRFSPVEKVELGNIIFEVTVLTPPEEIHVNDPAILPDKIIVGRHGLIIKQGYNSGLLLPQVPVEYGWTEKEFLDHTCQKAGLPSKCWMQKQTRVFSFEGIIFKETKPGGVIIREDL from the coding sequence ATGGCATCATTTAGCATAACAGATCAGGATGGCCAGCTTCTAGTATCTATTGCAAGAAAAGTTGTGACAGAATTTGTCAGTAGTGGTAATAGACTGGCTCTTGGCAAAGACATTGAGACAAGACTGTCCTTTGATGCAGGAATCTTTGTTACACTAAACTCTAAAAATGTTCTACGAGGCTGCATTGGATTTGCCCTGCCAAGAAAGATCTCAGAATCATTGCCAGAGGCAGCAATTGCAGCTGCAACAGAAGATCCAAGGTTTTCTCCAGTGGAAAAAGTGGAGCTTGGCAACATCATATTTGAGGTTACAGTGCTTACACCCCCAGAAGAAATACACGTAAATGATCCTGCCATACTCCCAGACAAGATCATAGTCGGACGGCACGGCCTGATAATAAAACAGGGATACAATTCTGGATTGTTACTGCCGCAGGTACCGGTGGAATACGGCTGGACAGAAAAAGAATTTCTAGATCATACCTGCCAAAAAGCCGGCCTACCCTCAAAATGCTGGATGCAAAAACAAACTAGAGTATTTTCATTTGAGGGAATAATCTTCAAGGAAACAAAGCCAGGCGGCGTAATAATTCGAGAAGATCTATAG
- a CDS encoding DUF521 domain-containing protein, translating into MELTREEELALKGEYGETLETAYRILVATGEATNAQKLVPIKWAHLSGVNYNTIGDAGEEFLSKLSLDAKVKVMTTVNPMGFDFDSVSKYNLSEEFVRKQKSIADSYKKMGVIPSFSCVPYEIFDLPEKGTQVSFAESNAAIYANSIGNLKTNKESAFSALASALSGKSPYSDLRIADTPNLTIRMRLENPDELEFGMLGYFAGKIADNAVQLSGVSGMDRRKCKALCGGMGTSGRCGKFILGEETPGSEKVDFDKKEMQKIHDELNTADKGDIITLGSPQLGLQEIADLSSMLKGREFSKRCMVFCPRTVQEHARKLGYTNEIERAGCEILSDCCTCLSPLVDKNEIDSVTTNSIKGAYYLNNSNGVGVNLKPLSQIISDETR; encoded by the coding sequence ATGGAGCTAACAAGAGAAGAAGAGCTTGCACTAAAGGGTGAATATGGAGAAACACTAGAGACTGCATATAGAATTTTGGTTGCAACAGGCGAGGCAACAAATGCACAAAAACTAGTTCCAATCAAGTGGGCACATCTTTCCGGCGTCAACTATAACACAATTGGTGACGCAGGGGAAGAATTTCTATCAAAATTATCCCTAGATGCCAAGGTAAAAGTGATGACTACAGTAAACCCAATGGGCTTTGACTTTGATTCCGTATCAAAATATAATTTGTCAGAAGAATTTGTACGAAAACAAAAAAGCATTGCAGACTCGTACAAGAAAATGGGAGTCATTCCTTCTTTTTCGTGTGTTCCATACGAAATATTTGATCTGCCGGAAAAGGGAACGCAGGTCTCTTTTGCTGAAAGCAATGCGGCAATCTATGCAAATTCGATTGGCAACCTAAAAACAAATAAGGAAAGCGCATTTTCTGCTTTAGCTAGCGCACTTTCAGGCAAATCACCATATTCGGATCTTAGGATTGCCGATACACCAAATCTTACAATTCGAATGAGGCTAGAAAATCCAGACGAGCTTGAATTTGGAATGCTTGGATATTTTGCAGGCAAAATAGCTGATAATGCAGTGCAGTTATCTGGTGTTTCAGGCATGGATAGGCGTAAATGCAAGGCATTGTGCGGTGGGATGGGCACATCTGGCAGGTGTGGCAAGTTTATTCTAGGAGAAGAAACACCTGGCTCAGAAAAAGTCGACTTTGACAAAAAGGAAATGCAAAAAATCCATGATGAGCTAAACACCGCAGACAAGGGAGATATCATAACCCTGGGCAGCCCGCAGCTTGGACTGCAGGAAATTGCAGATCTTTCCTCAATGTTAAAGGGGCGTGAATTTTCAAAGCGATGCATGGTTTTTTGCCCAAGAACTGTCCAAGAGCATGCTAGAAAGCTCGGATACACAAACGAAATAGAGAGAGCAGGCTGTGAAATTCTCTCTGACTGTTGTACGTGTCTTTCTCCACTTGTCGATAAAAACGAGATAGACTCTGTTACTACAAACAGCATCAAGGGAGCATATTACCTGAATAATTCTAATGGCGTAGGTGTAAACCTCAAACCACTCTCGCAAATAATATCAGATGAAACAAGATGA
- the cbiT gene encoding precorrin-6Y C5,15-methyltransferase (decarboxylating) subunit CbiT yields the protein MWNHKTPGIPDEEFFRTEDVPITKEEVRAIQISKARLSEGDTVYDIGCGSGSITVEAGIQIGKSGKIYGIDIDKNAIDLTRKNLEKFGITNVELILSDAKQKIPELPLADAIFIGGTGGDTKDIVTLCNDKLKSGARVVIGVILIETLYAVLDVIYKLEFTDVDITQITISKSKKTSTGTMMLARNPVTIISATKT from the coding sequence ATGTGGAACCACAAGACACCCGGAATACCTGACGAGGAATTTTTTAGAACAGAGGACGTCCCAATAACAAAAGAAGAGGTGCGCGCAATACAGATCAGTAAGGCACGTCTATCAGAGGGAGATACTGTCTATGACATTGGGTGCGGTAGTGGGTCCATAACAGTAGAGGCCGGCATACAAATAGGAAAGTCTGGCAAAATTTACGGGATAGACATTGACAAAAATGCAATAGATCTTACACGAAAAAACCTAGAAAAATTCGGAATCACAAATGTGGAGCTTATACTATCTGATGCTAAGCAGAAAATCCCGGAACTGCCATTAGCTGATGCGATTTTCATTGGCGGTACAGGAGGTGATACCAAAGATATTGTAACACTGTGCAATGATAAACTAAAGTCTGGCGCAAGAGTAGTAATTGGTGTAATACTGATTGAAACTTTGTATGCTGTACTGGATGTAATATACAAGCTTGAATTTACTGATGTTGATATTACACAGATCACCATATCCAAAAGCAAAAAGACTAGTACTGGAACAATGATGCTTGCAAGAAATCCGGTGACAATAATTTCTGCAACAAAGACCTAG
- the cobI gene encoding precorrin-2 C(20)-methyltransferase: MHDLICVGCGPGDPELLTVKGVKAIQDAQIIACPTAKEDKPSIALSVVESLLDKSKMPEIVNLVFPMVKDKDTLETTWEKNTKILANKVMEGKKVVYLTVGDPYLYSTWIYLHRELQTKYPNIKINVIPGIVSMFTFASKVGISLAEGAETMAVIPSCYDLSRVKETARNCDTMIFLKDGRYFDQVIKLLKEAGFSDNSIFAIGQDLGTSNEIVRKMTLGEVNENTMTTKYFSIMVVKRV; encoded by the coding sequence ATGCATGATTTGATTTGTGTTGGGTGCGGGCCTGGCGATCCAGAGCTGCTTACAGTCAAGGGAGTAAAGGCAATTCAAGACGCACAAATCATTGCATGTCCTACGGCAAAAGAGGACAAGCCAAGTATTGCTCTTTCCGTGGTAGAATCGTTATTGGACAAATCAAAAATGCCGGAAATAGTGAACTTGGTCTTTCCAATGGTAAAGGACAAAGACACACTGGAAACAACATGGGAGAAAAACACGAAAATTTTAGCCAATAAAGTAATGGAGGGAAAAAAGGTAGTATACCTGACAGTGGGCGACCCGTACCTGTACAGCACATGGATATATCTACATCGAGAATTGCAGACAAAATATCCGAACATCAAGATCAACGTCATTCCTGGAATAGTATCGATGTTTACATTTGCATCAAAGGTAGGAATAAGCTTGGCAGAGGGCGCAGAGACCATGGCAGTAATCCCATCTTGTTATGATCTGTCGCGGGTAAAAGAGACAGCAAGAAACTGTGACACTATGATATTTCTCAAAGACGGCCGCTATTTTGATCAGGTCATAAAATTGCTTAAGGAAGCCGGCTTTTCTGATAATTCCATATTTGCAATAGGCCAAGATTTGGGTACGTCAAATGAGATTGTCCGCAAAATGACGCTGGGTGAGGTAAACGAAAATACAATGACTACGAAATATTTTTCCATAATGGTGGTAAAGCGTGTCTAG
- a CDS encoding glutamate racemase, whose product MARIVVFDSGLGSLSIIKSIQKFTKSEIIYFADQKNFPYGTKTKTELKKIIDNTINKLEKKFHPNVIIMASNTPSVLFPEYLDSEIIGVLPPIKKSVSLTKTGTIGILTTKIATKSKELSEYVRKSSHNTYVKKIDATKLIKLVETGKFLTNPDYCEKVILDVLEDKIKRNKIDVITLSSTHLPFLLPMLERRFPSVKFVDPADDIAKTIARRIKKSPRNKLRIYTSADARLFQKHLQKIGIKNTVNFLP is encoded by the coding sequence ATGGCAAGAATTGTAGTTTTTGATTCGGGTCTTGGATCACTATCCATCATAAAATCAATTCAGAAATTTACCAAATCGGAAATAATCTATTTCGCAGACCAAAAAAATTTTCCATACGGGACTAAAACCAAAACCGAATTAAAAAAAATAATAGATAACACAATCAACAAACTGGAAAAGAAATTTCATCCAAATGTGATCATAATGGCATCAAACACACCGTCAGTGTTGTTTCCAGAATACTTGGACTCTGAAATAATCGGTGTGTTGCCACCAATTAAAAAATCTGTGTCACTTACAAAAACTGGAACAATCGGAATTCTTACAACAAAAATAGCTACAAAAAGTAAAGAACTCTCAGAATACGTTAGGAAATCATCTCATAACACATATGTAAAAAAAATTGATGCAACAAAACTGATAAAACTTGTAGAGACTGGAAAATTCCTAACAAATCCAGATTATTGTGAAAAAGTTATACTAGATGTTCTTGAAGACAAAATTAAAAGAAACAAAATTGACGTAATCACATTATCAAGCACGCATTTGCCGTTTTTACTGCCAATGTTAGAAAGAAGATTCCCATCTGTCAAGTTTGTAGATCCCGCCGACGACATTGCAAAGACCATCGCAAGAAGAATAAAAAAATCCCCCCGTAACAAACTACGAATCTACACTTCAGCAGATGCAAGATTATTCCAAAAACATTTACAGAAAATCGGAATTAAAAATACTGTTAATTTTTTACCTTAG
- a CDS encoding DUF126 domain-containing protein produces MKVIVAGKTQGKILKTNIPINFLGTVDKKTGIIHDSKHDLFNMPMKDSILVFPNGVGSSVGAYTIYSIKSNNSAPAAMICKKVDLTVASGCALANIPLVIASEQEFDKLQNGSSLTLDTDSGKL; encoded by the coding sequence ATGAAGGTTATTGTTGCAGGAAAGACACAGGGAAAAATTCTCAAGACAAACATACCGATTAACTTTCTTGGCACAGTCGACAAAAAAACGGGAATAATTCATGATTCAAAGCATGATCTGTTTAACATGCCGATGAAGGACTCAATTCTTGTTTTTCCAAACGGAGTTGGAAGCAGCGTCGGGGCCTATACCATATATTCAATAAAATCAAACAATTCTGCACCGGCTGCTATGATTTGCAAAAAAGTCGACTTGACTGTGGCCTCTGGATGTGCCCTTGCAAACATCCCACTTGTAATTGCAAGTGAGCAGGAATTTGACAAACTGCAAAACGGTTCCAGCCTCACACTAGACACTGATTCTGGCAAGCTATAG
- a CDS encoding endonuclease III, translated as MQRILSGMIQTMNAVKPPRMTALRELRESEQGDPFAILIGTILSARTKDENTARVVKSLFLRYKNAKELAGAKVKDVEKIIHSIGFYHVKARRIIQVAKIIHTQYKGKIPENMDLLVGLPGVGRKTANCVLVYAFEKPAIPVDVHVHRISNRLGLVQTKTPEQTEQELMKKIPKKFWLQINDTFVMYGQNICKPISPMCDVCKIKKLCKYYSMKNGA; from the coding sequence ATGCAGAGGATTCTCTCCGGCATGATTCAAACCATGAATGCAGTCAAGCCACCAAGAATGACTGCATTGCGGGAGCTTCGTGAATCCGAGCAAGGAGATCCGTTTGCAATTCTGATTGGTACTATCTTGTCGGCAAGAACCAAAGACGAGAACACTGCCAGAGTCGTAAAATCACTGTTTTTGCGCTACAAGAACGCAAAGGAATTGGCAGGGGCCAAAGTAAAGGATGTTGAAAAAATTATCCACTCAATTGGGTTTTATCACGTCAAGGCAAGGCGAATTATACAAGTAGCAAAGATAATTCACACACAATATAAGGGAAAAATCCCAGAAAACATGGATTTACTGGTGGGCCTGCCAGGGGTAGGCCGAAAGACGGCAAACTGTGTCTTGGTGTATGCGTTTGAGAAGCCTGCAATACCTGTAGACGTTCACGTACATCGAATCTCAAACAGATTAGGGCTCGTCCAAACCAAGACGCCAGAGCAGACAGAGCAAGAACTAATGAAGAAAATCCCAAAAAAATTCTGGCTTCAGATAAATGACACATTTGTCATGTATGGCCAAAACATTTGCAAACCAATTTCCCCAATGTGTGATGTCTGCAAAATAAAAAAGCTCTGCAAGTATTATTCTATGAAGAACGGCGCTTAG
- a CDS encoding fibronectin-binding domain-containing protein yields the protein MGLAGIELAFLVRNISEKTRDYYVNNIYSINQNSILFKLHHPEKPDLFLVVSSIGMWFTGIKIEALEENKLVKRLRDDLLRLKLVKIEQIGVERIAYLTFSGFDKEFVLICEFFGDGNILLCNKDLKVLALLHSIQVRHRELRVGTIYTPPPQKGLNIFEITPENFVELKSITTPIAKWFGRTFGLPTKYAEEILRSANVSPELAANVVTDQNIIDLVSSAKTLVGTIISGNHTPTIVKTEDGLDVYPVSVTIPNSEQEPSPSFMEGLDKIFSKIILEKGKEIKSGSLDKKITDIQSTIDEQSRAISLVKEKAEKISSVAKSLYTFSSHGITNITDPAASENLKSQNAELVKDRGILFLKIDDEKIQIKADASFPALASTLFNEAKRQSSAIELIESLRRKNQKEIDKLKSKSQETKKAVFYTEFKKKEWFERYRWFYTSDGLLAIGGRDSSSNSAIIRKQLAKNDKVFHAEIFGSPFFVLKGTPESLPFDSLNEVAQATVCFSRAWREAMYGMSAYWINPDQVKKAAPSGQFLSRGSFVLEGHKNFIKAPNLKLAVGILYHDERYIITCGPPEPIKKICICYAIIEPGLDEMTECAKRLRVEFIKLQEDIAKQFTIDDFVRALPAGESHITESGNTKVESP from the coding sequence ATGGGACTAGCTGGAATAGAGCTTGCGTTTTTGGTCAGGAATATTTCTGAGAAAACTCGAGATTACTATGTCAACAATATTTATTCGATAAACCAGAACAGCATTCTATTCAAGCTGCACCATCCAGAAAAGCCAGACTTGTTCTTGGTGGTCTCGTCAATTGGGATGTGGTTTACTGGAATCAAAATCGAGGCTTTGGAAGAAAACAAACTTGTAAAAAGGCTACGCGATGATCTATTGCGGCTTAAGCTGGTCAAAATAGAGCAGATTGGAGTCGAGCGAATCGCATATCTGACATTTTCCGGGTTTGATAAGGAGTTTGTCCTGATTTGTGAGTTTTTTGGCGACGGAAATATTTTGTTGTGTAATAAGGATCTCAAGGTTTTGGCATTATTACATTCAATCCAAGTACGACATCGGGAGCTTCGTGTTGGTACAATCTATACACCACCACCCCAAAAAGGCCTCAACATTTTTGAGATAACTCCAGAGAATTTTGTCGAATTAAAATCAATTACAACGCCGATTGCAAAATGGTTTGGCAGAACATTTGGCCTGCCGACAAAATATGCTGAAGAAATACTTCGGTCCGCAAATGTAAGTCCTGAACTTGCAGCAAATGTAGTCACAGATCAAAATATTATAGATTTGGTATCATCTGCAAAAACCCTAGTTGGTACAATAATTTCCGGTAACCATACACCTACAATTGTAAAAACAGAAGACGGTCTAGATGTATATCCAGTTTCTGTTACAATACCAAATTCTGAGCAAGAACCCTCCCCAAGCTTCATGGAAGGCCTAGACAAAATATTCTCAAAGATAATACTTGAAAAGGGAAAGGAGATAAAATCTGGCTCACTCGACAAAAAAATTACAGACATCCAGTCGACAATAGACGAGCAAAGTAGGGCAATATCACTGGTAAAGGAAAAGGCGGAAAAAATCTCCAGTGTGGCAAAATCTCTATACACGTTTTCCTCTCATGGTATAACAAACATCACTGACCCTGCAGCATCTGAAAATCTAAAATCACAAAACGCAGAACTAGTCAAGGATAGAGGAATATTATTTCTCAAAATAGACGATGAGAAAATCCAGATAAAGGCAGACGCGTCGTTTCCTGCACTCGCGTCAACTCTGTTCAACGAGGCAAAGAGGCAGTCTTCTGCAATAGAATTAATCGAGTCATTGAGAAGAAAAAACCAAAAAGAAATTGACAAGCTCAAGTCCAAGTCGCAAGAGACAAAGAAGGCAGTCTTTTATACGGAATTTAAGAAAAAGGAATGGTTTGAGAGATATAGGTGGTTTTACACATCTGATGGCCTGCTAGCAATTGGCGGCAGGGATTCGTCGTCAAACTCAGCCATAATACGAAAGCAACTTGCAAAAAACGACAAGGTCTTTCATGCAGAGATTTTCGGCTCACCGTTTTTTGTTCTAAAGGGCACTCCAGAATCATTGCCGTTTGATTCTCTAAATGAAGTAGCACAGGCAACTGTCTGCTTTAGTCGTGCATGGCGCGAAGCAATGTATGGCATGAGCGCATACTGGATAAATCCAGATCAGGTAAAAAAAGCAGCACCAAGCGGGCAGTTCCTCTCCAGAGGATCATTTGTCTTGGAAGGCCACAAAAATTTCATCAAGGCGCCAAACCTGAAGCTTGCAGTTGGAATTTTGTATCATGATGAGCGATATATCATAACGTGCGGGCCGCCAGAACCAATTAAAAAGATCTGCATTTGTTATGCAATAATAGAACCAGGACTAGACGAGATGACAGAATGCGCAAAGAGATTACGAGTGGAATTCATAAAATTGCAGGAAGACATTGCAAAACAGTTCACCATTGACGATTTTGTACGAGCGCTTCCTGCAGGCGAGAGTCACATTACAGAATCAGGCAACACCAAAGTTGAGTCACCCTAG